Proteins from a single region of Eublepharis macularius isolate TG4126 chromosome 9, MPM_Emac_v1.0, whole genome shotgun sequence:
- the LOC129335739 gene encoding olfactory receptor 5V1-like, whose product MNIQNQTRVAEFVFLGFSGVPKGQMYLFLVFLTIYLVTLIENTTIVTLIQLDSRLHSPMYFFLSHLSCLDVCYSSVTVPKILTNFLRQKPTISYNQCMVQMFFLMTFAGSECALLAIMAYDRYAAICQPLRYSNLMSSQVRVPLAVFSWLWGLLNSALHTSLATNLSFCGANQIDHIFCDVPPLLKIACTDTYVNEMTLHLASIFIGLSPFLFILLSYVYILAAILRIRSNTGRRKAFSTCASHMIVVFVYFGMANLNYNRPSAGYSLEIDTLISTLYCIMTPMLNPLIYSLRNKEVKGALWKVLGLQGKESTSNWLKA is encoded by the coding sequence ATGAACATCCAGAATCAGACACGGGTGGCAGAGTTTGTCTTCCTGGGATTCTCAGGTGTCCCTAAAGGCCAGATGTATCTCTTCCTGGTGTTCCTCACAATCTACTTGGTTACCCTAATTGAGAACACCACAATAGTCACCCTGATCCAACTGGATTCCCGTCTGCACAGCCCCATGTACTTTTTCCTCAGCCACTTGTCCTGCCTGGATGTCTGCTACTCATCCGTCACCGTCCCCAAGATCCTGACCAATTTTCTTCGCCAGAAACCAACCATTTCGTACAACCAGTGCATGGTGCAGATGTTCTTCCTGATGACGTTTGCAGGATCGGAGTGTGCCTTGCTGGCCATCATGGCCTATGACCGCTATGCCGCCATTTGCCAACCACTGCGCTACAGTAATCTCATGAGTAGTCAAGTCCGTGTCCCTCTGGCTGTTTTTTCATGGCTATGGGGCCTCCTGAACTCAGCCCTTCACACCTCTCTGGCCACCAATCTGTCATTCTGTGGGGCCAACCAGATTGACCACATATTCTGTGATGTCCCACCACTCCTGAAAATCGCCTGCACCGACACCTATGTCAACGAGATGactcttcacctggccagcatCTTCATAGGTTTGAGCCCTTTCTTGTTCATCCTCCTGTCGTACGTCTACATCCTGGCCGCCATCTTGCGAATTCGCTCCAACACGGGCCGGCGCAAGGCCTTCTCCACCTGTGCTTCCCACATGAttgttgtatttgtttattttgggATGGCAAACTTGAACTACAACCGCCCCAGTGCTGGCTACTCCTTGGAGATCGACACCCTGATCTCCACGCTGTATTGTATCATGACACCCATGCTGAACCCCCTCATCTACAGCCTCCGCAACAAGGAGGTGAAGGGGGCCCTCTGGAAGGTGTTGGGGCTGCAGGGGAAGGAATCCACCTCCAACTGGCTGAAGGCATAG